From the uncultured Trichococcus sp. genome, one window contains:
- a CDS encoding VanZ family protein produces the protein MQREQKSNSYLVGAVLIMGYLYYRATFEINFYALPNIIANLLQAQPLSGLFATFTFRYGEQVISMESLGYFGFLGFFGSKIWLFLSYFILAYLWYGGLSGKMRDAVTPIGVALLLSVSYAAADEFHQSLVSPAFAMKEDVILASAGAILAIIAGWFFLTVRKGRK, from the coding sequence ATGCAAAGAGAACAAAAAAGCAATTCATATCTGGTGGGTGCGGTTCTGATCATGGGTTATCTGTATTACCGGGCCACTTTCGAAATAAATTTTTATGCTTTGCCGAATATCATCGCGAACCTTTTGCAGGCGCAACCGCTCTCCGGTTTATTCGCAACGTTCACCTTCCGATACGGGGAGCAGGTGATCAGTATGGAATCGTTGGGTTATTTCGGATTTTTGGGATTCTTCGGCAGCAAGATATGGTTGTTCCTTTCCTATTTCATCCTGGCTTACCTTTGGTATGGCGGGCTTTCTGGGAAGATGCGGGACGCGGTAACTCCTATCGGTGTGGCGCTGCTGCTTTCCGTCAGTTACGCGGCTGCGGATGAATTTCATCAATCGCTGGTGTCCCCGGCATTTGCGATGAAGGAAGACGTGATTTTGGCCAGCGCAGGGGCAATTTTGGCGATAATCGCCGGTTGGTTCTTCCTGACGGTCAGAAAAGGCAGAAAGTGA
- a CDS encoding rhodanese-related sulfurtransferase, producing MTKEYRVLLYYKYTPIEDAETFAQEHLRFCKEIGLKGRILVAAEGINGTVSGTVEQTQAYIEHMNADARFNDITYKIDETDGHAFKKMFVRHRQEIVSLHLGGDDLDPNETTGEYLSPEAFREAILDENTVVIDARNDYEFDLGHFRGAVRPDIANFRELPQWIRDNKEKFMEKRVVTYCTGGIRCEKFSGWLVKEGFKDVGQLHGGIATYGKDETVKGDLWDGKMYVFDERIGVDINRIEHVMVGKDWFDGTPCERYANCANPSCNRRMLCSEENEHKYMRSCSHECRVHQPNYYVQRNHLTPSDVSERLAAIGETFESSAATTV from the coding sequence ATGACAAAAGAATATCGTGTCTTACTCTATTATAAATATACACCGATAGAGGATGCAGAAACATTTGCGCAAGAACATCTACGATTCTGCAAAGAAATCGGCTTAAAAGGAAGAATTTTGGTCGCAGCAGAGGGGATCAACGGTACGGTTTCCGGGACCGTGGAACAAACGCAAGCGTACATCGAGCATATGAATGCAGATGCTCGCTTCAACGACATCACCTATAAAATCGATGAAACGGACGGCCATGCCTTCAAGAAGATGTTTGTCCGTCATCGCCAGGAAATCGTCTCCCTGCACTTGGGTGGAGACGACCTCGATCCTAATGAAACAACTGGCGAATACTTGTCGCCGGAAGCTTTCCGCGAAGCCATCCTCGACGAGAACACGGTCGTCATCGATGCCCGCAATGACTATGAATTCGATCTCGGGCACTTCCGTGGCGCAGTCCGCCCGGATATCGCAAACTTCCGCGAATTGCCGCAATGGATCCGCGACAACAAGGAAAAATTCATGGAAAAACGCGTTGTCACGTACTGCACCGGCGGCATCCGCTGCGAAAAATTCTCAGGCTGGCTCGTTAAGGAAGGATTTAAGGATGTCGGCCAACTGCATGGCGGCATCGCAACCTACGGGAAAGATGAAACGGTCAAAGGTGACCTTTGGGATGGGAAAATGTACGTATTCGATGAGCGCATCGGCGTCGATATCAATCGCATCGAACACGTCATGGTCGGAAAAGACTGGTTCGATGGCACGCCTTGCGAACGCTACGCGAATTGCGCCAACCCGAGCTGCAACCGCAGAATGCTGTGTTCGGAAGAGAATGAACACAAGTATATGCGCAGCTGCTCGCATGAATGCCGCGTCCACCAGCCGAACTATTATGTGCAACGCAATCATTTGACACCGTCTGACGTATCGGAGCGTTTGGCCGCCATCGGTGAGACATTTGAAAGCTCTGCTGCCACAACAGTATAG
- a CDS encoding transglycosylase domain-containing protein, protein MDNPDGNKAEKWLKKTGEFFRRLGQSINGSLQRIFTKENAARAKEKALLWEQKTHKRIDQGKRSWRRMRLKLETETNMKPLLSKGAFGFNVFFGVVRNIFTGSVLLLVLLGIFGGGAGLGYFANLISKETPPTYESMAEDISNVELVSTMYYANTEAISEIRTDLVRTTVGSESISPLIKEALIATEDENFYEHDGIVPKAILRALVTELTGFGSQSGGSTLTQQLVKQQILSNEVTFSRKANEILLAMRLENFFTKDEILTAYLNVSPFGRNSSGSNIAGIEEAANGIFGIHATDVSLAQAAFLVGIPQNPYTYTPFTQYGERKEDLTAALNRKNTVLFRMLSEGYVTKEEYDAAIAYDITQDFVPAHANQEDRNSFLYQAVEREAILILMEQAAAGDDLTMDDLTADIELYNEYYANADNTLRLSGYNVFSTIDKDIYYGMQEVAADYGHTLGDTFVDTYVDAEGVTQEVTELAQTGSVLIENQTGKIIGFIGGRDFSVNQVDHVFSTNRSPGSTIKPLLVYAPAIDQDFIYPASMVPDTKISIKQPDGTLWEPTNFGDTLSNTYMTARQALYQSKNNPTIKLYVAMNDKGMNPGQYLEKMGITSIDESEYGNPSLAIGATNDGPTVLEQTSAFTTFATGGDHVSPYLIETITDKHGDVVYQHEAETTKVFSEQTAYLTLDILRDVITDGTGRSINNYLNFSADWAGKTGTSEANRDIWFIASTPTVTLSSWMGYDNYKGEHVFYDPNNQGLPTGRNLNYWSQIANKIYSINPDILGTNQTHQQPEGLVEKSVLAETGTLAGTVSFANGLSVSLNGSTRTDLFKSDSLPKPISYNFSPGATDKDLEEFWDSYLAAAEARRNAAAAAAAANRNNATTDEAETETDETTEDTEPESDAESPSDEESPTTEE, encoded by the coding sequence ATGGACAATCCAGATGGAAATAAAGCAGAAAAATGGCTGAAAAAGACCGGGGAATTCTTCAGACGTCTTGGGCAATCGATAAACGGCAGCCTCCAGCGGATATTCACGAAAGAAAATGCTGCAAGAGCAAAGGAAAAAGCCTTGCTTTGGGAGCAAAAGACCCACAAGCGCATCGATCAAGGCAAAAGGTCTTGGCGAAGGATGAGACTCAAACTGGAAACAGAAACAAACATGAAGCCTCTTCTTTCAAAAGGAGCTTTCGGTTTCAATGTTTTTTTTGGTGTGGTCCGGAATATTTTTACCGGTAGCGTACTTTTGCTGGTCCTTTTGGGAATCTTTGGCGGTGGCGCAGGATTGGGTTACTTCGCGAATTTGATTTCAAAGGAGACTCCCCCTACATACGAAAGCATGGCTGAAGACATAAGCAATGTGGAACTCGTTTCCACTATGTACTATGCGAATACCGAAGCCATTTCGGAAATCCGAACCGACTTGGTCAGGACCACCGTCGGTTCGGAAAGCATTTCCCCGCTCATCAAAGAAGCGCTCATCGCAACGGAAGACGAAAATTTTTATGAGCATGATGGGATCGTACCTAAGGCCATTTTGAGGGCGCTGGTGACTGAATTGACCGGTTTCGGCAGTCAATCCGGCGGCTCCACTTTGACGCAGCAGCTCGTCAAACAACAGATACTGTCGAATGAAGTGACTTTTTCCCGCAAAGCCAATGAAATCTTGTTGGCGATGCGGCTTGAAAATTTCTTTACGAAAGATGAGATACTGACAGCCTACCTGAACGTCTCTCCCTTCGGACGAAACAGCAGCGGTTCCAATATCGCAGGCATAGAGGAAGCGGCGAACGGTATTTTCGGCATTCACGCAACGGATGTTTCGTTGGCTCAGGCGGCATTTTTGGTGGGCATTCCACAGAACCCGTATACCTATACCCCTTTCACGCAGTACGGCGAAAGAAAGGAAGATTTGACAGCAGCGTTGAACCGGAAAAACACCGTGCTTTTCCGGATGCTCAGCGAAGGATACGTCACCAAGGAAGAATATGATGCTGCCATCGCGTACGACATCACCCAAGATTTTGTCCCTGCCCATGCCAACCAAGAGGACAGGAACAGTTTCCTTTATCAAGCAGTCGAACGGGAAGCGATCCTGATACTGATGGAACAGGCTGCTGCCGGTGACGACCTCACAATGGATGATTTGACAGCAGACATCGAACTGTACAATGAATATTACGCGAATGCGGACAACACGCTGCGCTTATCCGGCTACAACGTATTCAGCACAATCGATAAAGACATCTACTACGGCATGCAGGAAGTTGCGGCCGATTACGGTCACACTCTAGGGGATACATTCGTGGATACCTATGTTGATGCAGAGGGGGTCACGCAGGAAGTGACGGAGCTTGCCCAAACAGGCAGTGTGCTGATCGAGAACCAGACCGGTAAAATCATCGGGTTCATCGGGGGCAGGGATTTTTCAGTCAATCAGGTGGACCATGTATTCAGCACCAACCGTTCCCCTGGTTCGACAATCAAGCCCTTGCTGGTCTATGCGCCGGCAATCGATCAGGATTTTATCTATCCTGCTTCCATGGTGCCTGATACAAAAATCAGCATCAAACAGCCCGATGGCACACTATGGGAGCCAACAAACTTCGGCGACACCCTATCCAATACATACATGACGGCTCGCCAAGCGCTCTACCAATCAAAAAACAACCCCACAATCAAGCTCTACGTCGCCATGAATGACAAAGGGATGAACCCTGGGCAATATCTGGAAAAAATGGGCATCACCTCGATCGATGAATCGGAATACGGCAATCCATCCTTGGCGATCGGAGCAACGAATGACGGCCCCACCGTTTTGGAACAAACCAGTGCCTTCACCACCTTCGCAACCGGAGGTGATCACGTTTCGCCCTATCTGATCGAAACGATCACGGACAAGCACGGGGATGTCGTTTATCAGCACGAAGCCGAAACAACGAAAGTATTCTCGGAACAGACCGCTTATCTGACTTTGGATATTTTGCGCGACGTCATCACCGACGGAACAGGCCGATCGATCAATAATTACCTGAATTTCAGCGCCGATTGGGCCGGAAAGACCGGGACATCGGAAGCCAACCGGGACATCTGGTTCATCGCCAGCACCCCTACTGTCACGCTCAGCTCTTGGATGGGTTATGACAATTACAAGGGCGAACATGTCTTCTATGACCCCAACAACCAAGGTCTTCCGACCGGGCGTAATCTGAATTACTGGTCGCAAATCGCCAACAAGATCTACAGCATCAACCCGGACATTCTCGGCACCAATCAGACGCATCAACAACCGGAAGGGCTTGTAGAAAAATCAGTATTGGCTGAAACCGGAACGTTGGCCGGAACCGTATCGTTTGCCAACGGATTATCCGTCTCCCTTAACGGAAGCACAAGGACCGACCTTTTCAAATCGGATTCATTGCCGAAACCGATATCTTACAACTTCTCTCCTGGTGCTACCGATAAAGATTTGGAAGAATTTTGGGATAGTTACCTGGCTGCAGCAGAAGCGAGACGCAATGCCGCAGCAGCGGCTGCTGCTGCTAACCGGAACAATGCAACAACCGATGAAGCCGAAACGGAGACCGACGAAACAACCGAGGACACTGAACCCGAATCTGACGCGGAATCCCCGTCGGATGAGGAATCCCCGACAACTGAAGAGTAA
- a CDS encoding M3 family oligoendopeptidase, with amino-acid sequence MKYSLTWDLDSFFEGGSSSPALQEKIQSIQDGLKDFEQTANAWDPEHDKPEYPIFQDLLHFEELYAKALMQCNSFITGVQSADVSDLNASAIHARIIQLYSKLTIIQTTLKKKITAIKENDWALLVEMPAFSPLAFALSEWRQQGSRLLSDKEEALLATLRVDGFNGWSAHYDTLVSFVKIPFEEADGTSSELSAGQAMNRMYADPDPNVRKKIFVEWEKAWGSLAPAFADTLNHLQGFRLADFEAHQDEDFLVEPLRYNRIKRETLDTMWQAISANKQPFLSFLDRKAALMGKDKLAWYDVDAPVSLGTFQSKTFSFDEAVDYIIEHFASFGPKLADFSLDAVKNRWIEAENRSGKRPGGYCEDYPESKESRIFMTFTGSASDMSTLAHELGHAFHSHVMRDLPDLNTRYAMNVAETASTFAETIISAATVREASSDEEKISLLNTKLENATAMFLNIHARYLFEKSFYTERMNGFVTAERLSGMMEAAQKEAYQESLSDYHPLFWASKLHFFIDDVPFYNFPYTFGFLFSLGIYAQSLQQSDNFEETYISLLRDTGSMTTEDLVMKHLGADITQPDFWSQGLKIMAEDVEEFLRLTEKYI; translated from the coding sequence ATGAAATATAGCCTAACCTGGGATTTGGACTCGTTTTTCGAAGGCGGAAGCTCTTCGCCTGCCTTGCAAGAAAAGATACAGTCCATCCAAGACGGATTGAAGGATTTTGAACAAACAGCAAACGCTTGGGACCCCGAACACGATAAGCCGGAATATCCTATTTTTCAGGATTTGCTTCATTTTGAGGAGCTGTACGCAAAAGCTTTGATGCAATGCAACAGCTTCATCACGGGTGTCCAATCGGCCGATGTCTCGGATTTGAATGCAAGCGCAATCCATGCGCGAATAATTCAATTGTACAGCAAATTAACGATTATTCAAACGACTCTGAAGAAAAAAATAACCGCCATCAAGGAAAACGATTGGGCGCTGTTGGTGGAAATGCCTGCTTTTTCACCGCTCGCATTCGCCCTGTCGGAATGGCGCCAACAGGGGAGCCGCCTCTTGTCCGACAAGGAAGAGGCCTTGTTGGCGACTTTGCGCGTCGATGGTTTCAACGGTTGGAGCGCGCACTATGACACGCTCGTATCCTTCGTCAAGATCCCGTTTGAGGAGGCTGACGGCACTTCGAGCGAACTCTCCGCCGGCCAAGCGATGAATCGGATGTATGCCGATCCCGATCCGAACGTGCGCAAAAAAATATTCGTCGAATGGGAAAAAGCCTGGGGATCCCTTGCGCCTGCATTCGCCGATACGCTGAACCACTTGCAAGGTTTCCGCTTGGCGGATTTTGAGGCGCATCAGGATGAGGATTTCTTGGTGGAACCTTTACGGTACAACCGCATCAAACGCGAAACGCTGGATACGATGTGGCAGGCCATCAGTGCGAATAAACAGCCTTTCCTTTCGTTTTTGGACCGCAAAGCCGCTCTGATGGGCAAGGATAAGTTGGCTTGGTATGATGTCGATGCCCCGGTATCGCTCGGCACTTTCCAATCAAAAACCTTCAGCTTCGACGAAGCGGTCGATTACATCATCGAACACTTCGCCTCCTTCGGTCCCAAACTAGCAGATTTTTCCCTGGATGCCGTCAAGAACCGCTGGATAGAAGCCGAAAACCGATCCGGGAAAAGGCCTGGCGGCTATTGCGAAGATTATCCGGAATCGAAAGAGTCGCGCATTTTCATGACCTTTACGGGTTCAGCCAGCGATATGAGCACATTGGCCCATGAATTGGGCCATGCCTTCCATTCCCACGTAATGCGCGATTTGCCCGATCTGAATACGCGTTACGCCATGAACGTCGCCGAAACGGCATCGACTTTTGCGGAGACCATCATCAGCGCAGCTACAGTCAGGGAAGCAAGCAGCGATGAAGAAAAAATTTCCCTGCTCAATACGAAGCTCGAAAATGCAACGGCCATGTTCCTGAATATCCATGCCCGTTACCTTTTCGAAAAGTCCTTCTACACCGAAAGGATGAACGGTTTTGTCACTGCAGAACGGCTTTCCGGAATGATGGAAGCTGCCCAAAAAGAGGCTTACCAGGAATCCTTGAGTGACTACCACCCCCTATTCTGGGCGAGCAAGCTGCACTTTTTCATCGATGATGTGCCTTTCTATAACTTCCCTTACACATTTGGTTTCCTGTTCAGTCTGGGGATTTATGCGCAATCGCTGCAGCAGAGCGATAATTTTGAAGAAACCTACATTTCGCTGCTGCGGGATACCGGTTCGATGACGACAGAAGACCTCGTGATGAAGCATCTTGGTGCCGATATCACACAGCCGGACTTCTGGAGCCAAGGCTTGAAGATCATGGCGGAAGACGTGGAAGAATTCCTGCGTTTGACCGAAAAATATATTTGA
- a CDS encoding diacylglycerol kinase family lipid kinase yields MGSCTLIVNPSSGGEKAPGYLGLMKAQLSKMFEEVTVKETGKQDDAKQFAHEAAMLGHEAVFCMGGDGTVSETINGLAAAGKNVSFGFVPMGTVNDLARAVGIPLEPEQAIGMLGNADLIDLDIGKVNDRYFVSNVAAGAIPEAVEEVSVEQKTKYGPLAYFIEGGKALASQELHRFRFTVDGEAFTQGSPLILIALTNSIASFESFMPQAKVDDGKMRMVVFKEFNLLDSLKLLPQLIRGEIKTSDTVIYKSFKHATIAVADGEKLITNVDGDKGPAFPLEIEILPSFIKVYAPAAS; encoded by the coding sequence ATGGGTAGTTGTACTTTGATCGTAAATCCGTCATCAGGGGGCGAAAAGGCTCCCGGCTATCTGGGTTTGATGAAGGCGCAGTTAAGCAAAATGTTCGAAGAGGTGACAGTCAAAGAAACCGGGAAACAGGACGATGCCAAGCAGTTTGCGCATGAAGCGGCGATGCTCGGACATGAAGCCGTTTTCTGCATGGGGGGTGATGGCACTGTCAGCGAAACAATCAATGGCTTGGCGGCTGCCGGAAAAAACGTATCCTTCGGGTTTGTTCCTATGGGCACCGTCAATGACCTCGCAAGAGCGGTCGGAATCCCTTTGGAACCCGAGCAGGCTATCGGAATGTTGGGCAATGCGGACTTGATCGATCTGGACATCGGCAAGGTCAATGATCGTTATTTTGTGTCGAATGTTGCCGCGGGTGCGATCCCCGAAGCTGTCGAAGAGGTCAGTGTGGAGCAAAAAACAAAATATGGTCCTTTGGCGTATTTCATTGAAGGCGGGAAGGCGCTAGCGAGCCAGGAGCTGCATCGATTCCGCTTTACGGTGGATGGAGAGGCTTTTACACAGGGATCGCCCCTCATTCTGATTGCGCTGACGAATTCGATCGCCAGCTTCGAAAGTTTTATGCCCCAAGCAAAAGTCGATGACGGCAAGATGCGGATGGTCGTGTTCAAGGAGTTCAATCTGCTTGATTCGTTGAAACTCTTGCCGCAGCTCATCAGAGGCGAAATCAAGACTTCGGATACTGTCATCTACAAATCCTTCAAGCACGCCACAATCGCCGTTGCGGATGGAGAAAAACTGATCACCAATGTCGACGGCGACAAAGGGCCGGCATTTCCGCTTGAGATCGAGATACTGCCTTCCTTCATCAAAGTGTATGCACCGGCAGCATCTTGA